A DNA window from Elusimicrobiales bacterium contains the following coding sequences:
- a CDS encoding PPC domain-containing DNA-binding protein, producing MGAALKARRIPAVPERPYLTGRTYIFRLEKGDDLLASLQDFCHDNQIKCGIISGFGAVDCATFSYYDQKKRRYNKFTLNQEMEILNLTGNISLMEEKPMVHAHIALADGDGKACGGHLMAGTRVFACEVFVQELVGSPKMRKADKDTGLPIWTNVRE from the coding sequence ATGGGCGCAGCTCTTAAAGCCAGAAGAATACCGGCGGTGCCGGAAAGACCGTATCTGACGGGCAGGACATATATATTCAGGCTGGAAAAAGGGGACGATTTGCTGGCATCGCTTCAGGATTTCTGCCACGACAACCAGATTAAATGCGGCATTATCTCCGGCTTCGGCGCGGTTGACTGCGCCACTTTCAGCTATTACGACCAGAAAAAGCGCAGGTACAACAAGTTCACGCTCAATCAGGAGATGGAAATCCTCAACCTCACCGGCAATATCAGCCTCATGGAGGAAAAGCCGATGGTGCACGCGCATATCGCGCTCGCCGACGGCGACGGCAAGGCCTGCGGCGGACACCTGATGGCGGGGACCCGCGTTTTCGCCTGCGAGGTTTTCGTGCAGGAGCTTGTCGGCTCCCCCAAGATGAGGAAGGCAGACAAGGACACCGGCCTGCCCATCTGGACAAACGTAAGGGAATAG
- the era gene encoding GTPase Era: protein MNGFRSGFAVIAGAPNAGKSTLLNRLAGGDLSIISPKPQTTRENIAAVRNGKNYQLVLVDTPGFLRPAYKLQDTMLHGIKRALREDADIVCFMAEPRPPGPKEKELAALVKTLAVPVFLAVNKTDTVSPAQAKTAAAEYEKLLSPAATHLISARRGDGVSALEAALAAALPEGEPYFPPGQWTDRWERFFAAEFAREQIFRLYGEEIPYACAAVTESFAENAKPPDVARIAVYVEKESQKPIIIGKGGAMIKRLREGAQKRLENFLGRPVRVEITVKVAKNWRADPVKIKQFYGER from the coding sequence TTGAACGGCTTCCGTTCCGGGTTTGCGGTGATAGCCGGCGCGCCAAACGCCGGCAAATCCACCCTTCTTAACAGGCTGGCGGGCGGGGACTTGTCCATTATCTCGCCCAAGCCGCAGACCACGCGCGAAAATATCGCCGCCGTCAGGAACGGGAAGAATTACCAGCTTGTGCTGGTTGACACGCCCGGCTTCCTGCGCCCCGCCTACAAATTGCAGGACACCATGCTCCACGGCATAAAGCGCGCGCTGCGCGAAGACGCCGACATCGTGTGTTTTATGGCGGAGCCGCGCCCCCCCGGCCCCAAGGAAAAGGAGCTGGCCGCGCTGGTAAAGACTCTGGCCGTGCCGGTGTTTCTGGCGGTGAACAAGACCGACACGGTTTCCCCCGCCCAGGCGAAAACCGCCGCCGCCGAATACGAAAAGCTGCTTTCCCCCGCTGCAACCCATCTTATTTCCGCCCGGCGCGGCGATGGCGTGTCCGCCCTGGAGGCTGCGCTGGCCGCCGCGCTGCCCGAAGGCGAGCCGTATTTCCCGCCGGGGCAGTGGACCGACCGCTGGGAGCGTTTCTTCGCCGCCGAATTCGCGCGCGAGCAGATTTTCAGGCTCTACGGCGAGGAAATCCCCTACGCCTGCGCCGCCGTTACGGAAAGTTTCGCGGAAAACGCCAAGCCGCCCGACGTGGCGCGCATAGCCGTCTATGTTGAGAAGGAATCGCAGAAACCGATAATAATAGGCAAAGGCGGCGCGATGATAAAGCGGCTGCGCGAGGGCGCGCAGAAGCGGCTGGAAAACTTTCTGGGCCGGCCCGTGCGCGTTGAAATCACCGTCAAGGTCGCCAAAAACTGGCGCGCAGACCCTGTAAAAATAAAACAATTCTACGGCGAGCGATAA
- a CDS encoding TolC family protein: MNKITAFFIIYAAAGPVFAQTAPEIPVSSAPVLSWNEAVELFRANSHQLKSSYSDVVSALAAYNGSYSAFLPNLSASGGYNRYNSTVSSLLNAYNSFDYQLTAAVPLFAGGSNVAGMRKARAQFGQAQARNRQAQADAFRELGSAYAQLLYAQNGIELADEIIARREENLKLIRLRYAAGRESSVSVLESEALLSGLRWERESAVYQWRLAQRALNAATGRRLSEEVRAGALPDIPAPPENIDGLAAELDSHPALESQSRAVKALEENLVQAKSSLYPSGNLSGSFARSDTIFPPLDNTWSLGINFNWDIYSGGKTREGMRSAQAQIDGAKESYLKLKDDVFVAVENAWFNWRESLAHIAALDDNFKAVRARLWLLRKQYAAGTASFFELRDAEERLTSAQKQQLAAARDLFIAYAGFEKAMGRPQ; the protein is encoded by the coding sequence ATGAATAAAATTACAGCATTCTTTATTATTTACGCTGCCGCAGGCCCGGTTTTTGCGCAGACCGCGCCGGAGATTCCGGTCTCCTCCGCGCCGGTTTTAAGCTGGAACGAGGCGGTGGAGCTTTTCCGCGCCAACAGCCATCAGCTTAAATCCTCTTACTCCGATGTCGTTTCCGCGCTGGCCGCCTATAACGGCAGCTACAGCGCATTTCTGCCGAACCTGTCCGCCTCCGGCGGCTACAACCGATACAACAGCACGGTGTCCAGCCTGTTAAACGCATACAATAGCTTTGACTATCAACTGACCGCCGCCGTCCCGCTTTTTGCCGGCGGCAGCAACGTGGCCGGAATGCGCAAGGCCAGGGCGCAGTTCGGGCAGGCCCAGGCCAGAAACCGGCAGGCGCAGGCAGACGCATTCCGCGAGCTTGGCAGCGCATACGCCCAGCTTCTCTACGCGCAAAACGGCATAGAGCTGGCCGACGAAATCATCGCCCGGCGCGAGGAAAATCTGAAGCTTATCCGGCTGCGCTACGCCGCCGGGCGGGAGAGCAGCGTCTCCGTGCTGGAGTCGGAGGCTTTGCTGAGCGGCCTGCGCTGGGAGCGCGAAAGCGCGGTTTACCAATGGCGGCTGGCCCAGCGCGCGCTAAACGCCGCGACGGGGCGGCGGCTCTCCGAAGAAGTCCGCGCGGGCGCGCTGCCGGATATTCCCGCGCCGCCCGAAAATATCGACGGACTTGCGGCGGAACTGGACAGCCATCCCGCGCTTGAATCGCAATCCCGCGCGGTCAAGGCGCTTGAGGAAAATCTGGTCCAGGCAAAAAGCTCGCTGTACCCGTCGGGAAATCTGAGCGGCTCCTTCGCCCGTTCGGACACGATATTTCCGCCGCTGGACAACACCTGGTCCCTGGGAATCAATTTCAACTGGGACATTTATTCCGGCGGAAAAACGCGAGAGGGCATGCGCTCCGCGCAGGCGCAGATCGACGGCGCAAAAGAGTCCTATCTCAAGCTCAAGGACGATGTGTTTGTGGCGGTTGAAAACGCCTGGTTCAACTGGCGGGAGAGCTTGGCCCATATCGCCGCGCTGGACGATAATTTCAAGGCCGTGCGGGCGCGGCTGTGGCTGCTGCGCAAGCAGTACGCCGCGGGAACCGCCTCGTTTTTCGAGTTGCGCGACGCGGAGGAACGGCTAACCTCCGCGCAGAAACAGCAGTTGGCCGCCGCGCGGGATTTATTTATAGCCTACGCCGGATTTGAGAAAGCGATGGGGAGGCCGCAATGA
- a CDS encoding HlyD family efflux transporter periplasmic adaptor subunit, translated as MKGNVFRMKRAWFALTALFILACWGGARLLKARNELAKIRSLLPVAVLKGDFTMKVQATGAVDPENRVPLAPSVGGRLEEIFVKEGDPVKKGQLIAKISSSERVALLDSVALDSSKSEEMAIVRDAYTLMPLVSPIDGEIIKRAAEPGQTVSPGKEIVVISDRLIIKTAVDETDIGGVREGQKAEFYLDAFQKQRHEGAVVAVSRDSTKKEGVNVYEVKVLPSKPIAALRSGMTADVYILTGVKKNTLYLPKRAIVYKDGESFVTVKAPDGKKSKEQKVQTGKANEKSIEILSGISAGETVLYSSDTIKPESMAIDFN; from the coding sequence ATGAAAGGAAACGTTTTCAGAATGAAGCGCGCGTGGTTTGCGCTGACTGCGCTTTTTATTCTCGCCTGCTGGGGAGGCGCGCGCCTGCTTAAAGCCAGAAACGAACTTGCTAAAATCCGGTCGCTGCTGCCGGTTGCCGTCCTGAAAGGCGATTTCACGATGAAGGTGCAGGCCACCGGCGCGGTTGACCCGGAAAACCGGGTGCCGCTGGCTCCGTCGGTAGGCGGGCGGCTGGAGGAGATTTTTGTAAAGGAGGGCGACCCCGTAAAAAAAGGCCAGCTTATCGCCAAAATCAGCTCAAGCGAGCGGGTCGCGCTTCTGGACAGCGTCGCGCTGGACAGTTCCAAGTCCGAGGAAATGGCCATAGTCCGCGATGCCTACACGTTGATGCCGCTGGTCTCTCCCATAGACGGCGAAATCATAAAGCGCGCGGCGGAGCCGGGCCAGACGGTCAGCCCCGGAAAGGAAATAGTGGTCATCTCCGACAGGCTTATTATCAAAACCGCCGTGGACGAGACCGATATAGGCGGCGTCCGCGAAGGCCAGAAGGCGGAATTTTATCTTGACGCTTTTCAAAAACAAAGGCATGAGGGCGCCGTGGTGGCCGTCTCGCGCGATTCAACCAAAAAGGAAGGCGTCAACGTCTACGAAGTGAAGGTGCTGCCTTCCAAACCCATCGCCGCGCTGCGCTCCGGCATGACGGCGGATGTTTATATCCTGACCGGCGTCAAAAAAAACACGCTTTATCTGCCCAAAAGGGCGATAGTTTACAAGGACGGCGAGAGTTTCGTAACCGTAAAAGCGCCGGACGGAAAAAAATCAAAAGAGCAAAAAGTGCAGACCGGCAAGGCCAACGAAAAAAGCATAGAAATACTTTCAGGGATTTCCGCCGGCGAGACCGTGCTTTATTCCTCTGACACCATAAAGCCCGAATCCATGGCGATAGATTTCAACTGA
- a CDS encoding ABC transporter permease, whose product MSLIALQNISKTYASGASRVQAVKNVSLNIEAGEFVAIVGSSGSGKSTLLHIMGFFDRADGGEYFFSGHPTAKFGESQLAAVRNRMIGFVFQSFHLLSRTTASDNVSLPMVYGGEGSRAEKAARCLDLVGLSDRAKHKPNELSGGQCQRVAIARALVNDPLIILADEPTGNLDSLSRAGVMDLFRELNGKGLTIVIVTHDSEVAAQTNRVIHMKDGEIISDETRVQANAAAVKTKLPQARFGFSLAELGEQLAVAFKSIWRHKMRSALTVMGMLIGVGAIIALMAISEGFVKDIISGADKDEASSLWVYVPWRQAARAQLTVDDAALIRDSCPAVDKVTPGISGSEIISYENKKITARIDTDDGGMAARTRNNIYSGRKVTGRVISPEDNGSRARVALLNETAAKKLFEKGNAAGGEIRIKGVTFAVIGVMEDRKSAQIFGQGNAGVTIPVSTAMKRLFGRDSINYIEARAASPETAQEARRQIITALRKAHGWREGQDENYEVETATGQINKFKKLMGTLSLVVYGIAAISLLVGGIGIMNIMLVSVTERTREIGLRKALGARNSDILSQFLIEAVVLCMGGGVIGVAFGLSLSWLAFFLIKVTPALSMGAIAFAFCSSCTIGITFGFWPALQAARLNPIEALRAE is encoded by the coding sequence ATGAGCCTGATAGCGCTGCAAAACATCTCGAAAACCTATGCCTCCGGGGCGTCCCGCGTGCAGGCGGTAAAAAACGTCTCGCTGAATATCGAGGCGGGCGAATTCGTTGCCATAGTAGGCTCTTCCGGCTCGGGCAAGTCGACTTTGCTGCACATAATGGGGTTTTTCGACCGCGCGGACGGCGGGGAATACTTTTTCTCCGGACATCCGACGGCGAAATTCGGGGAATCCCAATTGGCGGCGGTGCGCAACAGGATGATAGGCTTTGTGTTTCAGTCTTTTCATCTTCTGAGCAGAACGACGGCCAGCGACAACGTGTCGCTGCCCATGGTTTACGGCGGGGAGGGAAGCCGCGCAGAAAAAGCCGCGCGCTGCCTTGATTTGGTGGGGCTTTCCGACCGCGCAAAACACAAGCCCAACGAGCTTTCCGGCGGGCAGTGCCAGCGGGTTGCCATAGCGCGCGCGCTGGTTAACGACCCGCTGATTATTCTTGCCGACGAGCCGACCGGGAATTTGGACTCCCTTTCCCGCGCGGGCGTGATGGATTTATTCAGGGAACTAAACGGCAAGGGGCTTACCATAGTGATAGTAACCCACGACAGCGAAGTGGCCGCGCAGACAAACCGCGTCATACACATGAAAGACGGCGAAATAATTTCCGACGAAACCCGCGTACAGGCCAACGCCGCCGCGGTAAAGACGAAGCTGCCACAAGCGCGATTCGGGTTCAGCCTTGCGGAACTGGGCGAGCAGCTTGCCGTGGCCTTCAAATCCATCTGGCGGCACAAGATGAGAAGCGCGCTGACGGTCATGGGCATGCTTATCGGCGTGGGCGCGATAATCGCGCTTATGGCAATAAGCGAAGGGTTTGTAAAAGACATCATCTCCGGCGCGGACAAGGACGAGGCGTCCAGCCTGTGGGTGTATGTCCCCTGGCGGCAGGCCGCGCGGGCGCAGCTTACGGTTGACGACGCCGCGCTGATACGCGACAGTTGCCCCGCCGTAGACAAAGTAACGCCGGGCATTAGCGGCTCGGAAATCATCTCTTACGAAAACAAAAAAATCACCGCCCGGATAGACACGGACGACGGCGGCATGGCGGCCAGGACCAGAAACAACATTTACTCCGGCAGAAAAGTAACGGGACGGGTCATCTCGCCCGAAGACAACGGCAGCCGGGCGCGGGTCGCGCTGCTTAACGAGACCGCCGCAAAAAAACTGTTTGAAAAAGGCAATGCCGCAGGCGGCGAAATAAGAATCAAAGGCGTAACATTCGCCGTCATAGGCGTTATGGAGGACCGCAAGAGCGCGCAGATATTCGGGCAGGGCAATGCGGGCGTCACAATACCCGTTTCCACCGCCATGAAAAGGCTTTTCGGACGCGATAGCATCAATTATATCGAAGCGCGGGCCGCCAGCCCCGAAACCGCGCAGGAAGCCCGGCGGCAGATAATAACCGCGCTGCGCAAAGCGCACGGCTGGCGCGAGGGCCAGGACGAGAATTACGAGGTTGAAACCGCCACCGGCCAGATAAACAAATTCAAAAAACTGATGGGGACGCTCTCGCTTGTGGTTTACGGCATAGCCGCCATTTCGCTTCTGGTGGGCGGGATAGGCATTATGAACATCATGCTGGTCAGCGTAACCGAGCGCACGCGCGAAATCGGGCTCAGAAAAGCGCTCGGCGCAAGAAATTCCGATATATTAAGCCAGTTCCTGATAGAAGCGGTGGTTTTGTGCATGGGAGGAGGCGTTATCGGTGTGGCGTTCGGGCTTTCGCTGTCGTGGCTGGCGTTTTTCCTGATAAAAGTAACACCGGCGTTAAGCATGGGCGCGATAGCGTTCGCTTTCTGCTCTTCCTGCACCATAGGCATAACATTCGGGTTCTGGCCCGCTTTGCAGGCCGCGCGGTTAAACCCGATAGAAGCCCTGCGCGCGGAGTAA